The DNA sequence AAGCTGTCGGCGGAGTACTTCACCATCCCCGGCACCCTGTCGCGGACGTACACCAGCAACCAGTACGCGGGCTGAGCAGCGAAACGGCCCGGGTGCGCGTGCACCCGGGCCGTTCTCAGCCGATCTCAGATGCTGGTGCCCGCGGTCTCGCGGACGGTCACGGTGGCGTGGCTCTCCTGGAAGCTCTGCTCGGAGACCAGCGTGAGCCGGGCGGTGGACTGGAACTCGGCCAGCGTGTTCGAGCCGCACGACACCATCGTCGACCTGATCTTCGCGGTGGTGACGGCCAGACCCTCGTGCAGGTCGCCCGCGTACGGCACGAAGCCGTCCACGCCCTCCTCGAAGACCAGGCCCTTGCCGCCCTGGCCGTAGCGCTGCCAGTTGCGGGCCCGGTGCGAGCCCTCGCCCCAGTACTCCTTGACGAAGCCCTCGCGGGTCGGGATCTTGGCACCCGGCGCCTGGTCGAAGCGCGCGAAGTAGCGGCCCATCATGACGAAGTCGGCGCCCATCGCCAGCGCCAGCGACACGTGGTAGTCGTGCACCAGGCCGCCGTCGGAGCAGACCGGCACGTACTCGCCGGTGCGGGCCAGGAACGCGTCGCGCGCCGCGGCCACGTCGAGCACCGCGCTGGCCTGGCCGCGGCCGATGCCCTTCTGGTCGCGGGTGATGCAGATCGAGCCGCCGCCCACGCCGACCTTGATGAAGTCGGCCCCGGCCTCGGCCAGGAACGTGAAGGCGTCGCCGTCGACGACGTTGCCGCCGCCGGTCGGCACGTCGGGGTAGTTCTTCTTCACCCAGGTCAGCGCCTCGGCCTGCCAGTCGCTGTAGCCGTCGGAGGAGTCGAAGCACAGCGCGTCGACACCCGCCTCCAGCAGCACCGGCACCCGCTCGCGGTAGTCGTGGGTGTTGATGCCCGCGCCCACGCGCAGCCGCTTACCGCCGTCGACCAGCTGGCTGGGGTAGCGCTTGTTGTCGGCGTAGTCGGAGCGGAAGACCAGGTACTGCAGGTTGCCGGCGGCGTCGAGGATCGGCAGGCAGTCCAGGCGCTCCTCCCACAGCCGCAGGTTCGCCTCCGACAGGGTGACCTCGGCGCCCGCGTGCGGCAGGTCGGCGATGCCGATCATGCGGCCGCTGACCGGGCCGTCGAGGTTGTGCCGCTGCGGGTGGAAGTCACGGGAGGTGACCAGGCCGACCAGGCGGCCGCAGGCGGTGCCGTCCTCGGTCACGGCCGCGGTGGAGTGGCCGGTGCGCTGCATCACGTCGAGCAGGTGGCGCAGCGTGTCGTCGGGCCGCACGTTCGTGTCGCTGGTCACGAAGCCGGCCTTGAAGTTCTTCACCCGGCGCACCGCGGCGGCCTGGTCGTCGATCGCCTGGTTGTGGTGCAGGAAGCTGAGGCCGCCCTCGCGGGCCAGCGCGATCGCCAGCTCCGGCGAGCTGACCGCCTGCATGATCGCCGAGGTGAACGGGATGCGCAGCTCGATCGGCGACACCGTGCCCTCGCGGTGCCGCACCAGCGGAGCACGCAGGTCGACGTTGCCCGGGGCGCAGTCGGTCCTCGTCCGATTCGGCAGCAGCAGGTATTCGTTGAACGTTCGCGACACCTCGCTGAGAACCTGGGCCACGCCACGCCTTCCGCCATGTCGACGGCCTCCGGCCGCCGAGCCGTGATTACCCCATGTGAAAGCCCCGCGGCCGCGCCTGAGCAGTCGCCGGACCGGGTTCAGCCCAGGCTACCGGATGACCCGATCTAGCCACACATGACGGACCTGCCCTGACGCCCCCTGGCCGGGCATCGCATCGGTATTCGCCCGAAAGGCGACATCAACAGTGGCGACCGTCACTCGCCGTCACCACGTTCGGGCGCCCCGCCCGCAGCGGGCGGGGCGCCCGCCGGGTCAGCCGCCGTTCACCTCACGGAACGGCGTCAGGTCGATCGTCGGCCGCGCCGTACGGGCCGCGAGCCCTGCCACCGGCGCCGGAATGGAGTCGAACAGCTGCCGCCCGAGGACGGCGTGCGCCTCGACCGCCGGGTGGGTGGCGCCGTAGTTGTCCAGGTCACCGAGCGAGTCGGCGAAGAAGGCGAACGTCAGCGCGGGCGCACCCGAGCTGTCGAACATGATGCCGACCTCGTGGCGGCCGGCCCCGAGGGTGTTGAAGTCCGCGCCGTACTTGATCGCGACGCGGCTGCGCTCGTTCGACGACATGTTGCGCCGGGTGCCGTCGTGGTAGCCGTTGACCCAGCGCATGATGCCGAGCAGGAAGTCGCACGACTTCGTCGACAGCAGGGTCTTGTTCGCCAGCCGCCACAGCAGGTCGTGCACCTCGGCCGGGGTCGTCTTGCCGAGGAAGAAGCGGTTGGGGTTGGCCACCGGGATCACCCGGGTGTTGACGAACCCCTTGGCCGCCAGGATCTCGTTGATCTCCAGCGCGGGCGCCACCCGGCCGCACATCCGCACCGCGGTGTTGTCCGAGACCAGCAGCATCGCGGTGAGGAAGTTCGCGATCGTCAGGTCGTCGCCCCAGACCGTCTGCAGGTGGTAGATGCCGCTGCCGCCGAGGATGATGTCGCCGGGCAGGTCGAGCTTCTGTCCCAGCTGGAGCAGCCCGCGGTCGACCTTGTCCATGACCGCCACGGCCACGGCGAGCTTCTGCACGCTGTATCCGTCGACGATCGCGTCGACGTCGTCGGCGATGACCGTCTGGAGGGCGCCGTCGGCGTCGAGCGCGGCGACGTGGGAGTGCCATACGCCGCCGGCCTTGGTCTTCTGGCGCTCGTAGACCCGGCGCAGGTGGCCGGGGCCGGTGCCGCGGGCCTGGTCGTCGCCTGCGGCGGCCGCGGCCGGGGCGGCGGCGGCCACGGCCGCGGCCACGCCGAGACCGAGCCCGCCGAGGGCGGCTCGGCGGGAGAGGTTGCTGGACATAGGGGTTCCCCGTTCGTCGAGAAGAGACAGTCCCCCGATCCTAAGATCACCAAGCCACCCCCCGCACGCCCCCGCAACCGCCCATGACCGGTCCACGACCGGTCCAAGATCGCGCAAGTTGCCGGGCAACCGGGCGAAAGAGGGGTCAAGATACGCCCGATTGCCCGGCAACTTGCGCTGTTGTCGCTGCGGGTCCGCGGCGACTCGATGATCGAGGCGGCGATCTGCGACGGCGACCTGGTCGTGGTACGCCAGCAGCCGACCGCCCACAGCGGCGAGATCGTCGGCAAGGTCGTCGCGGTCATCCGCCAGCTGCGCCGAGCAGCGCCAGCACCCGCGCGAGCTGGCCGGGGGACGGCACGAGGCGCAGGGTCTCGTCGATCTCGCGTTCGGCCCAGTCGCGATGGCGCGGCTCGGCGGCCGGATCGAGCGCGACCCCCGTCTGCCGGAGCAGGAAGTTCAGGTGGCCGGCGAGCAGCATCGAGAAGTCTGCCGGGCCGGTGAGGCGGCCGGGGCCGCCCGCCGCGCGGTACGCCGCGTACAGCTCGCGCATGGCGTCGAGGTCGGGGGTGCCGTCGCAGTACCAGTCGAACAGGGCGCGGGCCAGCTCGCGGGACGGGTCGGCCGGGCCGAGGTTGTCCCAGTCGACCACGACCAGCCTGCCCTCGGGGTCGGCCAGGACGTTCTCGGGGTGCAGGTCGCGGTGGCACAGCAGCAGGGCTTCCGGCTCGGCCGCGGTCACCGCCGCGCACAGTTCGGGCAGGTCGCGCAGGCGGGCGGCGAGGCAGGCCGACCACGGCGCGCCCGAGGCGGCCGCGCCGTGGAAGCGGTCGGCGGCGGGGGCGTGGTCGTACCAGGGGTCGGGTGGGCTGCCGTCGAGCTCATGGGCGGTCGCCGGGGCGGCGCGGTGCAGCCCGGCCAGCAGCGTGCCCAGGTCGGCGGGGGTGGTGGGCGCGGTGGCGGGCCCCAGGTCGACCCAGTCGTAGAGGCGCAGGTGGACGCCGCCGGGCGCGGACACCAGGTAGCGGCCGTCGCGGTCGGGGTGGCTGCGCGGGACCCGGACGCCCGCCTCGGCGGCGCGGGCGGCGAAGGCGAGTTCCCCGGCGAGCAGCGTCTCCGACGGCGGACGGCCGAAGATCTCCTTCAGGGCGTACCGGTCGTCGCCGACCCGTACCCGCCAGATCTGCCCCAGTGCCCCGCGCGGGCCCGCGGCGACGTCGACCGGCCCGACCCAGCCGAACGCCGCCCGCAGCCGGTCGACGAGCCCGGCGACCACTCAGGCCGCGCGCAGCGCGTCGAGCAGCACGTCCACGTCCTCGGCGGTGGTGTAGTGG is a window from the Catellatospora sp. TT07R-123 genome containing:
- a CDS encoding IMP dehydrogenase, whose amino-acid sequence is MAQVLSEVSRTFNEYLLLPNRTRTDCAPGNVDLRAPLVRHREGTVSPIELRIPFTSAIMQAVSSPELAIALAREGGLSFLHHNQAIDDQAAAVRRVKNFKAGFVTSDTNVRPDDTLRHLLDVMQRTGHSTAAVTEDGTACGRLVGLVTSRDFHPQRHNLDGPVSGRMIGIADLPHAGAEVTLSEANLRLWEERLDCLPILDAAGNLQYLVFRSDYADNKRYPSQLVDGGKRLRVGAGINTHDYRERVPVLLEAGVDALCFDSSDGYSDWQAEALTWVKKNYPDVPTGGGNVVDGDAFTFLAEAGADFIKVGVGGGSICITRDQKGIGRGQASAVLDVAAARDAFLARTGEYVPVCSDGGLVHDYHVSLALAMGADFVMMGRYFARFDQAPGAKIPTREGFVKEYWGEGSHRARNWQRYGQGGKGLVFEEGVDGFVPYAGDLHEGLAVTTAKIRSTMVSCGSNTLAEFQSTARLTLVSEQSFQESHATVTVRETAGTSI
- a CDS encoding serine hydrolase, whose translation is MSSNLSRRAALGGLGLGVAAAVAAAAPAAAAAGDDQARGTGPGHLRRVYERQKTKAGGVWHSHVAALDADGALQTVIADDVDAIVDGYSVQKLAVAVAVMDKVDRGLLQLGQKLDLPGDIILGGSGIYHLQTVWGDDLTIANFLTAMLLVSDNTAVRMCGRVAPALEINEILAAKGFVNTRVIPVANPNRFFLGKTTPAEVHDLLWRLANKTLLSTKSCDFLLGIMRWVNGYHDGTRRNMSSNERSRVAIKYGADFNTLGAGRHEVGIMFDSSGAPALTFAFFADSLGDLDNYGATHPAVEAHAVLGRQLFDSIPAPVAGLAARTARPTIDLTPFREVNGG
- a CDS encoding phosphotransferase enzyme family protein; this translates as MVAGLVDRLRAAFGWVGPVDVAAGPRGALGQIWRVRVGDDRYALKEIFGRPPSETLLAGELAFAARAAEAGVRVPRSHPDRDGRYLVSAPGGVHLRLYDWVDLGPATAPTTPADLGTLLAGLHRAAPATAHELDGSPPDPWYDHAPAADRFHGAAASGAPWSACLAARLRDLPELCAAVTAAEPEALLLCHRDLHPENVLADPEGRLVVVDWDNLGPADPSRELARALFDWYCDGTPDLDAMRELYAAYRAAGGPGRLTGPADFSMLLAGHLNFLLRQTGVALDPAAEPRHRDWAEREIDETLRLVPSPGQLARVLALLGAAGG